From Thermoanaerobaculia bacterium:
CGCCGCGCTCCGCGGGGCGACGCGCCAGGCCGCCCGCTCGATGCAGAAGCGCGGCGCTCGCGCGGCGCTGTTCGTGTATCCGCGGGAGGCGGCGGCGATCGCGGCGGCCCTTCTCCCGCACGTCGCTCTCTCCGATTACGACTTTCACCGCTACCGGAGCGGTGAGCGCAAGCCCCGCCTGACGCTCGGCGTGGACGTCGAGGGCGCGGCGCTTCGCCCCGAAGAGCGGCGCGGCGCGGAAGTCGTCGCCGAGATGGCGGAATGGACGCGGGACCTCGGGAACACTCCCGCCAACGATCTCGGGTCGCGGGAGCTGTCGGCGATCGTCGCCTCCGCCGCGCGCCGGGAGCGGCTCTATTTCCGATCCCTCTCGCCGGCGGAGATCCGCCGCGAGCGGATGGGCGGCGTTCTCGGCGTCTCCTCGGGGAGCCGCCGCCCCCCGGGGTTCCTCGTGCTCGCCCACCGTCCCCGGTCGTCGCGCGGGAACGTCGTCCTCGTCGGGAAGGGGATCACCTTCGACTCGGGGGGCATCTCGATCAAGCCTCCGGCGTCGATGGGCGAGATGAAGTTCGACATGATGGGCGCCGCGACCGCGCTCGCGATCGTCCGCGCCGCGCACCGGCTCGATCTTCCCGTGACGGTCACGGCGCTCACGCCGATCGCCGAGAACGTCCCGTCGGGAACGTCGTACCGGCCCGGCGACATCCTCCGGATGCGCAACGGCAAGACGGTCGAAGTCGACAACACGGACGCGGAGGGTCGCCTCATCCTCGCCGACGCGCTGTCCTACGCCGAGAAGTTCCATCCCGACGTGCTGATCGACTTTGCGACCCTGACGGGCGCCGTGCTCGTGGCGCTCGGTCAGGAGTGCGCGGGCGTCATGGGCAGCGACGACCGGCTCGTCGAGGACCTCCGCGCGGCCGGGGAGAAAACGGGCGACCGGTTCTGGCGGCTGCCGCTCTGGGACGAGTACCGCGACCTCCTCAAGTCCGAATACGCCGACATGAAGAACTCCGGCGGCCGCTACGGCGGCACCGTGAGCGCCGCGATCTTCCTCAAGGAGTTCGTGCCCAAGGGCGTCCCCTGGGCCCATTGCGACATCGCGGGAGTCGCGCACTTCGAGAAGGCGCGCGCGGGC
This genomic window contains:
- a CDS encoding leucyl aminopeptidase, which encodes AALRGATRQAARSMQKRGARAALFVYPREAAAIAAALLPHVALSDYDFHRYRSGERKPRLTLGVDVEGAALRPEERRGAEVVAEMAEWTRDLGNTPANDLGSRELSAIVASAARRERLYFRSLSPAEIRRERMGGVLGVSSGSRRPPGFLVLAHRPRSSRGNVVLVGKGITFDSGGISIKPPASMGEMKFDMMGAATALAIVRAAHRLDLPVTVTALTPIAENVPSGTSYRPGDILRMRNGKTVEVDNTDAEGRLILADALSYAEKFHPDVLIDFATLTGAVLVALGQECAGVMGSDDRLVEDLRAAGEKTGDRFWRLPLWDEYRDLLKSEYADMKNSGGRYGGTVSAAIFLKEFVPKGVPWAHCDIAGVAHFEKARAGYPAGASGFGIAATIELLRSRYAKGPRRAARRRKAAGR